From one Suicoccus acidiformans genomic stretch:
- the recU gene encoding Holliday junction resolvase RecU, whose protein sequence is MINYPSGQQPPERAKAHPLAKTSAKPVNYGSRGMTLEEQINRSNQYYLSHNLAVIHKKPTPIQVVKVNYPKRSAARITEAYYRQASTTDYNGVYQGYYIDFEAKETRNKTRFPLSNLPLHQQQHMKQCQEQGGISFLLLSFRSHQKIYLLPFKAFERFQAESKQQSLPYEFVEANGYLCQTGYQPMIDYLAALDCYLERGER, encoded by the coding sequence ATGATTAATTATCCAAGCGGACAACAGCCGCCTGAACGTGCCAAAGCCCATCCTTTAGCTAAAACATCAGCCAAGCCCGTTAACTATGGAAGTCGGGGGATGACCTTAGAAGAGCAGATTAATCGAAGTAATCAATATTATTTATCGCACAATTTGGCTGTGATTCATAAGAAGCCCACACCTATTCAAGTTGTTAAAGTAAACTATCCCAAACGGAGCGCTGCCCGAATTACCGAAGCATACTACCGCCAAGCTTCAACAACGGATTATAATGGTGTCTATCAAGGCTATTATATTGATTTCGAAGCGAAGGAAACCCGTAATAAAACGCGCTTTCCTTTGAGCAATCTCCCACTACACCAACAACAACACATGAAGCAATGCCAAGAACAAGGCGGCATTAGTTTTCTGCTGCTATCATTTCGCAGCCATCAGAAAATCTATCTTTTGCCTTTTAAAGCCTTTGAACGCTTTCAAGCAGAATCGAAGCAGCAAAGTTTACCTTATGAATTTGTTGAAGCGAACGGTTATCTTTGTCAAACAGGCTATCAGCCGATGATTGACTATTTAGCCGCGCTAGATTGCTATCTTGAAAGAGGTGAGCGTTGA
- a CDS encoding transglycosylase domain-containing protein, whose product MSERKSHMVTGSRVERKKYQKRKRPNRGRKWFKRIIITIIALAFICVLGGAGLFGYYAMNAPDISAEDLRGQVSSKIFDKDGELIKELGGQNRDLMAVGEVPQVLKEAVLAIEDARFYQHHGVDPIRIVGALVANLRAGEIEQGGSTITQQLVKLSVFSTDFQDQTIERKAQEAWLSLQIEQEYSKDEILTLYLNKLFYSNNVYGAKTASKHFFGKPLAEINLGEAALLAGIPQAPSEYDPYSHPEIAQERRDLVLDVMYERDLINEQELSQAKAIQVEDMLVPLNETGIQANDLAIDAYLDVVAQEVQDKLNLNIYTDGLEVYTNMDFAAQKHLYNIVNDGTVPFPNDQMQTASSVIDVNTGHLIAVIGGRKQEVTMGLNRANTLNRSVGSTMKPLSAYGPAIEYLNFSTGTLVKDEPYEYSSGDPIENYDYAFKGDQTLREALAGSRNIPALKMLQAVGLDNAYAFLQKMDIHILNNNQRELVEANAIGGEMTPIQLSAAYATIANYGTYNKPSAVRQVITSAGTVEDFQTESREAMKDSTAYMLIDILKGVPGNFASRSDIEGLHHAGKTGTTNYTEDQLAQLDIDASTYAAPDGWYAGMTPQYAIASWVGYDNPLEPGHYLSLADTALSQDIYREMMTFLTRNATSHDWQQPSSVVEVEIEKYTDPIMLPGPRTPENLRSNELFVKGQEPTEISMTFGQDVPAPTGFNAYYDAASHSIVMSWNPMSGSGHFELSVNGSIIYTGPGTSFVMPAEDIGTYTLRLSYVEGNNRSDTMVITLTLTEELSSSSEESSEDEEDSSDESATNPDGTPGDDPALNPPAEQQPGETPTDPNTSPTDPSL is encoded by the coding sequence ATGTCAGAAAGGAAGTCACACATGGTAACAGGCAGTCGCGTTGAACGCAAGAAATATCAGAAAAGAAAACGTCCCAACCGCGGGCGTAAGTGGTTTAAACGGATTATTATTACAATTATCGCCCTCGCATTTATTTGTGTCCTTGGTGGAGCCGGTCTTTTCGGCTATTATGCAATGAATGCCCCAGATATTTCCGCTGAGGACTTGCGTGGTCAAGTCTCCAGCAAGATCTTCGATAAAGACGGCGAATTAATCAAAGAGCTCGGCGGACAAAATCGTGATTTAATGGCTGTCGGCGAAGTTCCCCAAGTTCTAAAAGAAGCCGTATTAGCCATTGAAGATGCACGGTTTTACCAGCACCATGGGGTTGACCCCATTCGTATTGTCGGTGCCTTAGTTGCGAACTTACGCGCCGGAGAAATTGAGCAAGGGGGGAGTACCATTACCCAACAACTTGTAAAGCTCTCGGTCTTCTCCACCGATTTTCAAGATCAAACCATTGAACGTAAGGCACAAGAAGCATGGTTATCCTTGCAAATCGAACAAGAATACTCCAAGGATGAAATTCTAACCTTGTATTTGAATAAATTATTTTATTCAAATAATGTTTACGGCGCCAAGACTGCTTCCAAGCACTTTTTCGGGAAGCCCTTGGCTGAGATTAATCTTGGCGAAGCAGCCTTACTAGCAGGAATTCCGCAAGCACCGTCTGAATATGATCCCTATAGCCATCCTGAAATCGCTCAAGAACGTCGTGACTTAGTGTTGGACGTGATGTATGAGCGCGACTTGATTAATGAACAGGAATTATCGCAAGCCAAAGCTATCCAAGTTGAGGATATGCTTGTACCGCTGAACGAAACAGGTATACAAGCAAATGACTTAGCTATTGATGCCTATTTAGACGTTGTCGCCCAAGAAGTCCAAGATAAATTAAATCTCAATATTTACACAGATGGCCTGGAAGTTTATACCAATATGGACTTCGCCGCCCAGAAACATCTTTATAATATTGTTAATGACGGAACTGTTCCCTTCCCGAACGATCAGATGCAGACCGCATCGTCCGTTATTGATGTGAATACAGGGCATTTAATTGCCGTTATCGGAGGACGCAAGCAAGAGGTTACCATGGGCTTAAACCGAGCTAATACACTTAATCGAAGTGTCGGCTCAACCATGAAGCCGCTCTCAGCTTACGGACCAGCGATTGAATACTTGAACTTTTCAACCGGTACCCTTGTTAAAGACGAACCGTACGAATACAGTAGCGGCGACCCAATCGAGAACTATGACTATGCTTTCAAAGGTGACCAAACCTTGCGTGAAGCCCTCGCCGGTTCGCGGAACATTCCAGCCTTGAAGATGCTCCAAGCAGTTGGCTTGGACAATGCTTACGCCTTCTTGCAGAAAATGGATATTCATATTCTCAATAATAATCAACGTGAACTCGTCGAAGCTAATGCCATTGGTGGGGAGATGACGCCGATTCAACTGAGTGCGGCCTATGCTACGATTGCCAATTATGGCACGTACAATAAGCCTTCCGCCGTCCGGCAAGTCATCACTTCCGCAGGTACTGTTGAAGATTTCCAAACGGAATCACGCGAAGCGATGAAAGATTCCACGGCCTATATGCTTATCGATATTCTCAAAGGCGTCCCGGGCAATTTCGCCTCCCGCTCAGATATTGAAGGCCTTCACCATGCTGGTAAGACCGGAACAACCAACTACACAGAAGACCAGTTAGCTCAACTGGACATTGATGCCAGTACCTATGCTGCCCCTGATGGTTGGTATGCGGGGATGACACCGCAATATGCAATTGCTTCTTGGGTAGGTTATGACAATCCGTTAGAACCTGGGCATTACTTAAGCTTAGCTGATACCGCCCTTTCACAAGATATTTACCGGGAAATGATGACCTTCCTGACCCGTAACGCGACAAGTCATGATTGGCAACAACCTTCATCCGTCGTTGAAGTAGAAATTGAAAAGTACACCGATCCAATCATGTTACCTGGGCCAAGAACACCAGAGAATTTACGCTCAAATGAACTCTTTGTCAAAGGTCAAGAGCCTACGGAAATATCCATGACCTTCGGCCAAGACGTCCCTGCGCCAACTGGCTTTAATGCTTATTATGACGCTGCTAGTCACAGTATCGTCATGAGTTGGAACCCGATGAGTGGTTCAGGACACTTTGAACTTTCAGTCAATGGTTCCATTATCTACACAGGTCCTGGCACAAGCTTTGTAATGCCTGCAGAAGATATTGGCACCTATACCCTACGACTCAGTTATGTAGAAGGGAATAATCGCTCGGATACCATGGTCATCACCTTGACCTTGACCGAGGAACTTTCTTCATCTTCTGAAGAAAGTTCCGAAGATGAAGAAGATTCTAGCGATGAATCCGCAACGAATCCAGATGGGACACCAGGGGACGATCCGGCACTCAATCCACCCGCTGAGCAGCAGCCAGGTGAAACGCCAACAGATCCCAACACATCCCCTACCGACCCAAGCCTGTAA
- a CDS encoding Y-family DNA polymerase: MGIIRYDLEPHSDIAFIDMKSFYASVECVARECHPLTTSLCVVSRTDHANGLILAASPTFKQVFGKENVGRTYDLPFNIHTRRFNYSTARRLNLPTDSNYVRYIESWARKTLIVPPRMSLYIEENMKIQKILNRYAPKEDIMPYSIDEAFVDLTHSLKLFVPNPELSRRSKLDIISAAIQRDIQEETGIYSTIGMSNANPLLAKLALDNEAKTTNTMRANWSYEDVEAKVWNIPEMTDFWGIGKRTERRLNRMNIFSIRDLAQSDPDLLKAKMGVIGLQLWFHANGVDESNVREPYQPKAKGLGNSQVLPKDYHRASDIELVLMEMAEQVAIRLRRAKYNTTCVSIYVGFADQEEKRSIHAQMAVDPTQRTRVLKEHVRQLFRKHYQGGAVRSVGVRYSRFVDENYALISLFEDMERVDKEERLEQTIDHIRERFGFLAVQPATVLNENSRSIARSKLIGGHAAGGAGGLDGLN, encoded by the coding sequence ATGGGAATCATTCGCTATGATTTAGAACCTCATTCGGATATCGCTTTTATCGATATGAAATCCTTCTATGCGAGTGTAGAATGTGTCGCCAGAGAATGTCATCCGCTCACGACCTCTTTATGTGTCGTGAGCCGAACGGACCACGCCAATGGTCTTATTCTGGCTGCTTCCCCAACGTTTAAGCAAGTTTTCGGCAAGGAGAATGTGGGGCGTACGTATGACTTGCCTTTCAATATCCATACCCGCCGCTTCAATTACTCTACAGCCAGGCGCTTGAACTTGCCAACGGATTCCAATTATGTGCGCTATATTGAAAGCTGGGCACGTAAAACCTTGATTGTTCCACCAAGGATGAGCTTATACATTGAAGAGAATATGAAGATCCAAAAGATTCTAAACCGTTACGCCCCCAAAGAAGATATTATGCCCTATTCCATCGATGAGGCTTTTGTTGATTTAACCCATTCTCTAAAGCTTTTTGTTCCTAATCCAGAACTTTCACGGCGGAGTAAGTTGGACATCATCTCAGCTGCCATCCAACGGGATATTCAAGAAGAAACGGGGATTTATTCAACCATTGGCATGAGCAATGCTAATCCGCTGCTGGCTAAGCTCGCCTTAGATAATGAGGCTAAGACGACGAATACTATGCGAGCCAACTGGTCCTATGAAGACGTAGAAGCTAAAGTGTGGAACATTCCGGAGATGACTGATTTCTGGGGAATCGGCAAACGTACAGAGCGGCGTTTAAATCGCATGAATATCTTCTCCATCCGTGATTTAGCCCAGAGTGATCCTGATTTACTTAAGGCAAAGATGGGCGTCATTGGCCTACAACTTTGGTTTCATGCTAATGGTGTAGATGAAAGCAATGTTCGTGAGCCTTATCAGCCAAAGGCCAAAGGCCTGGGCAATTCACAAGTGCTACCTAAAGACTACCATAGGGCTAGCGATATCGAACTTGTGCTTATGGAAATGGCAGAACAAGTAGCGATTCGCTTGCGCCGCGCCAAGTACAATACAACATGTGTCAGCATTTATGTTGGCTTTGCTGACCAAGAAGAAAAGCGCTCCATCCATGCTCAAATGGCTGTTGACCCTACACAGAGAACTCGGGTATTAAAAGAACATGTGCGCCAGCTCTTTCGGAAGCATTACCAGGGAGGCGCTGTTCGAAGTGTAGGCGTCCGTTACAGTCGCTTCGTTGATGAGAACTACGCCTTAATTTCCCTTTTCGAAGATATGGAAAGGGTTGACAAGGAAGAGCGCCTTGAGCAGACCATCGATCACATTCGTGAACGCTTTGGCTTCTTAGCCGTCCAGCCCGCGACCGTGCTCAATGAGAATTCCCGCAGTATTGCTCGTAGCAAGCTTATTGGTGGCCATGCTGCGGGCGGAGCGGGTGGCTTGGATGGGTTAAATTAA
- a CDS encoding DUF5960 family protein — translation MNSKQSRRNNVQFAYFSESYLRFEKDYYTYSKLEVPLTFFTEDILHSMGETQRNYFKLPAYQAVDNRNHYFIFNVSAPDANKEIRLYEYDRHTWSYEDVGRKKS, via the coding sequence ATGAATTCTAAACAATCTCGTCGTAATAACGTTCAATTCGCTTACTTTAGTGAAAGTTACTTGCGCTTTGAAAAGGATTATTACACCTATTCCAAGCTTGAAGTTCCTTTAACCTTCTTTACCGAGGATATTCTGCATTCAATGGGAGAGACGCAAAGGAACTACTTTAAGCTTCCGGCCTACCAAGCCGTGGATAACCGCAACCATTATTTTATTTTCAACGTGAGCGCTCCCGACGCAAATAAGGAAATTCGCCTCTATGAATACGACCGCCATACTTGGTCCTATGAAGATGTCGGACGTAAGAAGAGCTAA
- the nth gene encoding endonuclease III produces MLTSEELIEALRRMDELIPNAASELQFDDPFHLLIAVILSAQTTDKAVNALAPALFERFPTAEAMAAVEPAEIEPYIQSIGLFRNKAKFLSGTARKIAYDFHGEVPHTRKELESLPGVGRKTASVVLSVAFDQPAIAVDTHVERVAKRLKIVPENATPRQVENILMEKLPEKMWSHAHQLLVLFGRYYCTAHSEACASFIDYEDVVAQYE; encoded by the coding sequence ATGCTAACAAGTGAAGAATTGATAGAAGCCCTGCGCCGTATGGATGAACTCATCCCAAACGCTGCATCAGAATTGCAGTTTGATGATCCATTCCATTTGTTAATTGCGGTCATCTTAAGTGCGCAAACAACGGACAAGGCAGTAAATGCCCTAGCACCTGCCCTATTTGAACGCTTTCCTACAGCTGAAGCCATGGCAGCGGTGGAGCCAGCAGAAATTGAGCCTTACATTCAAAGTATCGGTTTATTCCGTAATAAGGCTAAATTTCTCAGTGGTACAGCCCGCAAAATTGCCTACGACTTTCATGGAGAAGTTCCCCACACTCGCAAGGAACTCGAATCTTTACCCGGTGTCGGTCGCAAAACGGCGAGTGTAGTCTTGAGTGTGGCCTTCGATCAGCCAGCCATTGCGGTGGATACGCACGTAGAAAGGGTAGCCAAACGACTGAAAATTGTTCCTGAGAATGCTACACCAAGGCAGGTAGAGAATATCCTCATGGAGAAATTACCTGAAAAGATGTGGTCGCACGCCCATCAATTACTGGTGCTTTTCGGCCGGTATTACTGCACAGCCCACAGTGAAGCCTGCGCGAGTTTTATTGATTATGAAGACGTTGTTGCTCAATATGAATAA
- a CDS encoding DnaD domain-containing protein has translation MTEIYDWLKEGFTAVPNRFFQQFYRLDLSSDEALLLLYILSASRQNMVADDMQRIGRQLGWSHETVFQHLNSLMSKNYLTIELVPDETGKQRDHYSLRPFFEQLDALDKHGKTDTTQKNAPDYKQRSELIQHFEEEFGRSLTQMELEQINQWLLDDQYDIAVILLALKEAVIHQALSLKYIDTILLNWEKRNIRTVQEAQAEINRRNQRRQGGFQANQTTDAYQNVDIPIINWSHD, from the coding sequence ATGACAGAGATTTATGATTGGCTTAAAGAAGGTTTTACGGCCGTTCCCAATCGTTTTTTTCAGCAATTTTACCGTTTAGATTTGTCGAGTGATGAGGCACTGTTATTACTCTACATTCTAAGTGCCAGCCGTCAGAATATGGTAGCGGATGACATGCAAAGAATTGGCCGTCAATTGGGCTGGTCCCATGAAACGGTCTTTCAGCATTTAAATAGCTTGATGAGCAAAAATTACCTGACGATTGAATTGGTGCCGGATGAAACGGGCAAGCAAAGAGATCATTATTCCTTGCGTCCCTTCTTTGAACAGTTAGATGCCTTAGATAAGCACGGGAAGACTGACACCACTCAAAAGAATGCTCCTGATTATAAGCAGCGCAGTGAACTAATTCAACATTTCGAAGAAGAGTTCGGTCGCAGCTTAACGCAGATGGAGCTGGAGCAAATTAATCAGTGGCTTTTAGACGACCAGTATGACATTGCGGTCATCTTACTTGCCTTGAAAGAAGCAGTGATTCATCAAGCGCTTAGCCTGAAATACATTGATACAATTTTATTAAATTGGGAGAAGCGGAATATTCGCACGGTTCAAGAAGCGCAAGCAGAAATTAATCGACGCAATCAGCGTAGACAAGGTGGTTTTCAAGCGAACCAAACGACTGATGCGTATCAGAATGTGGATATTCCAATTATTAACTGGTCACATGATTAG
- a CDS encoding PepSY domain-containing protein — translation MSSRTVRNLTVFFLLLLIVLLLIFSRSQQSIRQAEAEALAIIEADYQVDNVNNFYWLITNDTYFSLDFTNASGKEMYAIIAQAGGEVTYYDHAELITEADALSLAKNYNDVEDFLNVRLGLLEELPVWEVTFRAPDQSMAYYYINAKNGEWVQTIGNL, via the coding sequence ATGAGCAGTAGAACCGTCCGAAATTTAACTGTCTTCTTTTTGCTATTATTAATTGTTTTGTTATTGATTTTCTCTAGATCGCAGCAAAGTATTCGCCAAGCGGAAGCTGAGGCACTCGCAATTATTGAAGCGGACTATCAAGTGGATAATGTCAATAATTTCTATTGGCTAATCACGAATGACACTTACTTTAGCCTTGACTTTACCAATGCTTCTGGCAAAGAAATGTATGCCATTATTGCTCAAGCAGGCGGTGAAGTGACGTACTATGACCATGCAGAATTAATTACTGAAGCCGATGCCTTGTCTTTGGCCAAAAATTATAATGACGTTGAAGACTTTCTCAATGTCCGTTTGGGACTGCTGGAAGAGCTTCCTGTATGGGAAGTGACTTTCCGGGCACCGGATCAAAGTATGGCCTATTATTATATTAATGCTAAGAATGGGGAATGGGTGCAGACTATCGGGAATTTGTAG
- a CDS encoding exonuclease domain-containing protein — protein sequence MTNHTAKLKIAVVDLETTGPHFDQGDQIIQIGACIIEDGQLKHEYSMLLNPERSIPLTIQKLTGIEQEQADQAPKWESVASLWYERLKDCLFVAHNLKFDLTFMQAAFAKAGYEFKPQALDTVILAKVLVGHASGFNLLELSKYYGIAFEDAHDAIEDARVTAVILNQLAGEVLKLSNQKLRDLAPLVRLLPGETEHFFQAAECYRWDCQIYLEHEEPIKRRTPSPLAASTGVLADRLIETFHKWPRLWIEPSDFPLSPQVIEAVIGQMMQDGRNVLLVVPHNYQLLQWQHLIREAASVFAEEGLIIRKPSNYLHLQAFNQLLALNFTKLNQTEQISLASTIVWLTHTQTGDFTELNADIQIKFMFDKYCHARDFNGPHTFYERALDRVQSQKIVLMNQWDYGAFGQKEERALLYAQDRVVMLYDMAEMFDTMTQQQSVLLPLSQFFTQIRRYLDQYYNDLAFQQQLPNLGRRLNRLLDSLNQLLETAGLYLQETYSKESAYRGYHERYLSLEADLHADFASMLSRLFEEIDGLGRIHQIQEFLPDLLDDLHLWQKLAKQIQALPSKNFWKVSGEHMNAQFYRVSLHCNPLIFKDTQLNTLREPHSILCISLGDSYLLRQRGVDALIQKDELHFIRLHQSAPHQPLDIQVPLSYIGEAFQTPVDDANAMAQFINDEREQLQEQIVIICNNLTSIETIYQALLRHETLLVNDTILAQGVSGSLNKVRRRSMEGKRQILILHRTSFKNSWWPYRQQATSVLLQKLPFKSPDEPLVQAMQKLSSGERTFEVFDDILLPNMMQNFKELLNQLLYSFQAEDFFLFDERVYTKAYATRFRKDMQAWASFRTDQAFDYTNTQGDR from the coding sequence GTGACCAATCATACGGCAAAATTGAAAATTGCGGTGGTTGATTTGGAGACGACCGGACCTCATTTCGACCAAGGGGACCAGATTATTCAAATTGGGGCGTGCATTATTGAGGATGGGCAATTAAAGCATGAATACTCCATGTTGCTGAATCCTGAACGTTCGATTCCACTGACCATTCAGAAGCTAACGGGGATTGAGCAAGAACAGGCTGACCAAGCACCTAAATGGGAAAGTGTCGCCAGTTTATGGTATGAACGCTTAAAGGATTGCCTCTTTGTGGCCCATAATTTAAAGTTTGATTTAACCTTTATGCAAGCAGCTTTTGCCAAAGCGGGCTATGAATTCAAGCCGCAAGCTTTGGATACAGTCATTCTGGCGAAAGTGCTCGTCGGGCACGCCTCTGGCTTTAATTTATTGGAGCTATCGAAGTATTATGGCATTGCTTTTGAAGATGCCCATGATGCGATTGAAGATGCTCGCGTGACAGCTGTCATTCTTAATCAGTTGGCCGGGGAAGTGCTGAAACTTTCGAATCAGAAATTACGTGACTTAGCACCTTTAGTACGTCTTTTGCCTGGGGAGACAGAGCATTTCTTTCAAGCAGCGGAGTGCTATCGGTGGGATTGCCAGATTTATTTAGAGCACGAAGAACCCATTAAGCGCCGAACACCTTCGCCTTTAGCGGCTTCAACGGGTGTGTTGGCAGATAGGTTAATCGAGACCTTTCACAAGTGGCCGCGTTTATGGATTGAGCCGAGTGATTTCCCTTTATCTCCTCAAGTTATCGAAGCGGTCATTGGGCAAATGATGCAAGATGGCCGCAATGTGCTTTTGGTAGTCCCACATAATTATCAGCTGCTCCAATGGCAGCATTTAATCCGAGAAGCGGCCTCTGTCTTTGCCGAAGAGGGCTTGATTATAAGAAAGCCTAGCAATTATTTGCATTTACAAGCCTTTAACCAGTTGCTTGCGTTAAATTTCACCAAATTAAATCAAACAGAACAAATAAGCTTAGCCAGTACAATTGTCTGGTTGACCCATACGCAAACGGGAGATTTTACCGAATTAAATGCGGATATTCAAATTAAATTTATGTTTGATAAGTATTGCCACGCCCGTGATTTTAACGGACCCCATACTTTCTATGAGCGTGCTTTAGACCGGGTGCAGTCACAGAAGATTGTCCTAATGAATCAATGGGATTATGGCGCTTTTGGCCAGAAAGAGGAACGGGCTTTATTGTATGCTCAAGACCGGGTCGTGATGCTTTATGATATGGCTGAGATGTTCGATACAATGACACAGCAGCAAAGTGTCCTCTTGCCCTTGAGTCAATTCTTCACGCAAATTCGGCGTTACTTAGATCAATACTATAATGATCTTGCCTTTCAGCAACAACTTCCGAATCTTGGTCGACGTTTAAATAGACTGTTGGATAGCTTAAATCAATTGCTAGAAACGGCTGGTTTATATTTGCAAGAAACTTACTCGAAGGAGAGTGCTTATCGGGGTTACCATGAGCGATATCTTTCCTTGGAGGCTGATTTGCACGCTGACTTTGCTTCAATGTTAAGTCGCCTCTTTGAAGAAATTGATGGCCTGGGGCGCATTCATCAAATTCAGGAGTTTCTCCCTGATTTACTGGACGATTTGCACCTATGGCAGAAATTAGCCAAGCAAATTCAAGCGTTACCTTCAAAGAATTTCTGGAAAGTATCCGGTGAACATATGAATGCTCAGTTTTACCGGGTAAGCTTGCATTGCAATCCACTTATCTTTAAAGATACTCAGTTAAATACGCTACGGGAGCCGCATTCTATCTTATGTATCAGCTTAGGTGACAGTTATCTCTTACGCCAACGCGGTGTGGACGCTTTAATCCAAAAAGATGAACTGCACTTTATACGGCTACATCAATCGGCCCCACATCAGCCATTGGACATTCAAGTTCCTTTGAGTTATATTGGGGAAGCCTTTCAAACGCCAGTGGATGATGCTAATGCGATGGCGCAATTCATTAATGATGAACGGGAGCAGCTCCAGGAACAGATTGTTATTATTTGCAATAATTTAACCAGCATCGAAACGATTTACCAAGCCTTATTACGGCACGAAACCTTACTCGTTAATGATACGATTCTAGCCCAAGGTGTATCGGGGAGCTTGAATAAGGTGAGACGGCGTTCGATGGAAGGGAAGCGGCAAATACTCATCTTGCATCGGACAAGTTTCAAAAATAGTTGGTGGCCTTATCGCCAACAAGCTACGAGCGTTTTGCTACAGAAATTACCGTTTAAGTCACCGGATGAACCTTTGGTTCAGGCCATGCAGAAGCTCTCATCAGGGGAGCGTACTTTTGAAGTGTTCGACGATATTCTATTGCCGAATATGATGCAGAATTTCAAAGAATTATTGAATCAATTACTTTACTCATTTCAAGCAGAGGACTTCTTTTTGTTTGATGAACGTGTCTATACGAAAGCTTATGCAACCCGATTCCGCAAGGACATGCAGGCGTGGGCAAGTTTTCGTACGGATCAAGCTTTTGACTATACAAATACTCAGGGGGATAGATGA
- a CDS encoding CCA tRNA nucleotidyltransferase, which translates to MLISLEHRLFQEALPVMERIEAAGYEAYFVGGCVRDTLLKRPIHDVDIASSARPDEIEALFHATIDLGKEHGTMIVVYHGETFEVTTFRTEGTYSDFRRPDEVTFVRNLEEDTLRRDFTINALAADSEGVIYDYHGGLSDLEQGYIRAVGNPAERFAEDSLRTMRALRFASQLGFEIEGATYEGVQAYAHQLKQIAIERIRVEMSKYLQGEAFPQAAHLLVVSGVNQYLPGFDRPDIGQALAKLSTWLSPLIEAGIERDEALVWAFLLYELRIGSQARQLLRTWTFSKQFMSAVTEMLTIIEKFDQQEFDLESTYHHTDAYVDLIYQTFACRNLPLPDVATMRQQLPIQKRQDIVVNGKDLMDILGLTKGTKDIGVWLERIERAIIQGDLPNDLEAITHFIRGD; encoded by the coding sequence ATGCTGATTAGTTTAGAGCATAGATTGTTTCAAGAAGCTTTACCGGTGATGGAGCGGATTGAAGCTGCCGGCTATGAGGCGTATTTTGTGGGGGGCTGTGTGCGTGATACGCTCTTAAAGCGTCCGATTCACGATGTCGATATTGCGTCAAGTGCTCGCCCGGACGAAATTGAAGCCTTATTTCATGCGACGATTGATTTAGGCAAAGAGCATGGTACGATGATTGTTGTGTATCATGGAGAGACTTTCGAAGTGACGACTTTTCGTACGGAAGGAACTTATTCTGATTTTCGTAGACCGGATGAGGTAACCTTTGTTAGAAATTTAGAAGAGGATACTTTGCGCCGTGATTTCACCATCAATGCTCTAGCGGCTGATTCTGAAGGTGTAATTTATGACTATCATGGAGGGCTTTCGGACTTAGAACAAGGCTATATTCGAGCGGTAGGTAATCCAGCGGAGCGTTTCGCTGAAGATAGCTTACGAACGATGCGTGCTTTGCGTTTCGCCAGCCAATTAGGCTTTGAAATTGAAGGAGCAACCTATGAAGGCGTTCAGGCCTATGCCCATCAATTGAAGCAGATTGCGATTGAGCGTATTCGAGTGGAGATGTCTAAGTATTTGCAAGGGGAAGCCTTTCCTCAAGCGGCCCATCTGCTAGTAGTAAGTGGTGTCAATCAATATTTGCCTGGCTTTGACCGGCCGGATATAGGGCAAGCTTTGGCTAAGTTATCCACTTGGTTAAGTCCCCTTATCGAGGCAGGTATTGAGCGAGATGAGGCCTTAGTCTGGGCGTTTCTACTATATGAGCTCAGAATAGGCAGCCAAGCACGCCAGTTATTGCGAACATGGACTTTTAGCAAGCAATTTATGTCAGCCGTCACTGAAATGCTGACAATCATTGAGAAATTTGACCAGCAGGAATTCGATTTAGAAAGCACTTATCACCATACGGATGCGTATGTTGATTTAATTTATCAAACGTTTGCCTGTCGTAACTTACCGCTGCCAGATGTAGCAACTATGCGGCAGCAACTACCTATTCAGAAACGCCAAGATATTGTTGTGAATGGCAAGGATTTAATGGACATTCTTGGCCTTACCAAGGGGACGAAAGATATAGGCGTCTGGTTAGAGCGGATTGAACGCGCTATTATTCAAGGGGATTTACCCAATGACCTTGAAGCCATCACACATTTCATTAGAGGGGACTGA